Part of the Mauremys mutica isolate MM-2020 ecotype Southern chromosome 1, ASM2049712v1, whole genome shotgun sequence genome is shown below.
ACAAGTGGAAATAGAGAACTCAAGTTGAAAAATGATCTTAAAGACATTCCTCAGCGTACTGAATCAAAGTCAATACCATGGAACTTTTAAGATATCCAGGGACGGCATGTTGTCCATTTGTAGTCTCACCAATGCTTTTGCCAAAGAACACTGAGCCAAGTTCTCCCCAAGCCCCCAGTGCCTTTTACTCCTGATGGAATTCTGCGCACCTGCACGGGCAGAGAATTCTTATGGTCATTAGATATCTGTCCCCCCACGCAGAAAAATGCAGAAGAAATATGCGGGGGACATGCGCCTCTTCCTGGGCAGCCCAGGCGGCGCATATGTTCCAGCACACCTGGAGCAGCCATCGGAGATGCAAATCACTTCGGAGTGGGGCAGGGCATGCGTGCCTCCCTGGGAGACATTAATCACCATCAGGGGGCGGGGCATGCATGTGTGTGAACAAGCGAGAGAGACTTACTACATTGTAGCTTGCCGGGCATGGAGAAATAGGGCTTAAGGTTGTTAGGCATAAGGCAGGCTCTGTCCCCTGAGGCAGAAATGTAATAGCCTGCCTGCCTATGTTCCTTCACTGCAAGGAAGCAAGCAGCTGTTTTGCCAGGGTTAGAAATGCAATCAGCCAGTGCTATCCCTTTAATTGCATGGAGGTTCATTTTATAACAGGGATTGGATTGAAACAAAATTCAGTCAGTTTTTGCCTGAGATGGGATAAGGTGTGGAAGAACAAGAGTCTGTTCTGTGCATTCCTTCAAAACCGTTAATCTTTTATTTCATACATTGAAacaatgtgggtttttttcacatttagaacaatgacaggtttcagagtagcagccgtgctagtctgtatccgcaaaaagaacaagagtacttgtggcaccttagagactaacaaatttatttgagcataagctttcgcgggctacagcccactttttcggatgcatagaatggaacatatattgaggatatatatatacacatacagagagcatgaaaaggtgggagtcgTCTTACCAattctgagaggccaattaagtaagagaaaaaaaaacttctgaagtgataatcaagatagcccagtacagacagtttgataagaagtgtgagagtACTtgcaaggggagatagattcaatgtttgtaatggctcagccattcccagtccctattcaagccaaGCAGGGGgggacagatagctcagtggtttgagcattggcctgctaaacccagggttgtgagttcaatccttgagggggcccctagggatctggggcaaaatcagtacttggtcctgctagtgaaggcagggggctggactcgatgacctttcaaggtcccttccagttctaggagattggtatatctccaattattacctttattacctaagttgattgtatctagtttgcatatcaattccagctcagtagtttctcgttggagtctgtttttgaagcttttctgttgcaaaattgcccaacgtgtgtgtgcgtgtgcgtcctcaatatatgttccagtctatgcatccgaagaagtgggctgtagcccacgaaagcttatgctcaaataaatttgttcgtctctaaggtaccacaagtactcctgttcttttatttaGAACAATGTTACTATAGATAGTTAATTCATCTCATTCTCTAATGCaaaaatgtagcagcctgcctgcatagTAATATGGTTGATGTTCCTATTGTTAACTTACTGTTCCCATTCTCAGTCAATTCCTCCAGGAGCATAAAACGTAAAAGTGtaaaggctcctttacattgccagagtgatgtaaacGAGCCTTGTTATAAATGACTTTAAGGGAATCCTCATCTAGGAGGTCTGTGTGCTTTCTTACTTTATggggttagattacagctcaggatttattttacttacccattaaaataataataaattaaaaatattgggcaaataaaacatttatcaAGTAATCACTAAAATGTCACGACAAATCAGAACCAAGCACTTCCCAGAGTACCCAGCCAGGTCCAGATGAAGTTACTAAAGGGCAAAGGGATATTTGTTCTTTTGCATGACATGAATGGCCTTTTCATCATGCATCAAAAACAGTTGCACCAGGTTCTCATGCTCGAGAATTCCCTATAAAACTGCATGTGGACAGGGACAAATTATTTTGCACATCCTGCAATGTTGTTTTCAATCGTGACTGACTGTAATTGTGAatcattttacattaaaaaacaacccGCATTATTTTGACCAATAAAATATGAGAACTTTAAAATGtcgtgtgcagaattttaatttttttttggcacagaattcccccaggggtAGCCTTTGGGGTCATCAGAACATATGAATTTTAAAATTAGGATTTTCAGTATAaaattttcctttattttatagATCATCTTTTTAATCTAATACTTGACACTAAGGCCAAATAAATTTGCTGTCTACAAGTTCCCAGAAGTTCTTAGAAACAATTTGTCAAACCTCTGACCTAGCAGGGAGTGGTGTGAAGGAAGGCTGGGAGGAAACAAGGAATGGATATTGGAAATAGAAAAATATATCATTCTATGCATTTCCTACCTTAGTTTTGGAAAGCTGAGATTTGTTCTGAGCCTCATAAGAATGTACATTATTGTCTCTGCAATTGTTCTCAGCCCCAACTGTATCTATAATGCTGCTTCCACATGTTTGTGTATTATAGCCACTGTCCACCTAGGAACAAAAGCCAGGAATTAATATCCTATGTTCTCTGTTCCAGATAAGCTCCCCTATTTCTTATGCATTACTTAATTTAATTTACATTTCTAAGGCACATACTTCATAATCCTTTCATATTGTATTTATAAAGTTAATCTATCGTACAAGCTATACATATCAGTGATGAAAATATGAACCATTGAAATACAGCCATATCTAAAGGTGATATCTGGCAATTATTTAACAATGCATGCTTAGAGTCACTTCTGTCTTAAACTATTCATTATCTGATTGAAACTTCAGGGAAAGTCCAATAGGCAAATTGGAAATACTTGTGTGTTAAAGTACATGCCCGTTGGACAATCAATGGTCACAACTCAGAACTTTTTCAAATATTAAGGCGTCAGCATTTTCAACAGGACAGTTCCTACTACTATCATCAGAGCTTCTTCACTACCTTCAGAAACGAGGATTTCTTTGGAGACCTCCTATCCAAGATGATATGGCTGGATGTATGTGACTTGCATATTTTACAAGATAATACAACTGCAGGcttaaataaaattgaaaatcTATTTGCGACTTAAAAAGCAAAAGAAGGCTGCATTATGTAATAacttaggctatggctatacttgcacttcaaagcgctaccgcggcagcgctttgaagcgctaagtgtagtcaaagcgccagcgctgggagagagctctcccagcgctgtccgtactccacctccctgtggggaataacgtacagcgctgggagccgcgctcccagcgctggggctttggccacactggcgctttgcagcactgcaatttgcagcgctggagagggtgtgttttcacaccctgctgcagcgctgcaaatttgcaagtgtagccatggccttagttaACTACAGCAGATTAATTAGAAACAAGAGAAGATGGTAAATGGGTCAACCAGAATCAAAGTACTTTGGGATTAATCCAAATTTACTACTGTGGTAGCATAAATATTTCCTTGAATTGCTGTGTTGCCAGTCATATGGAAAAAGCTTTAAGTAACACAATTCAATGTTTACACCCCATCAGATAAGAGGTGACAGAAAGTATATCCAGAATGGTAGAGGGACAAATGTGAAAACAGAGAGATTAAACTTGGAGTATAATTtactaaattatttaaataaaacaaaaactcttACCTGAATACTACTGCTGTCACAAGGAATTACACTGCTTTCTGCAAGAGGTGATATGCACATGTGAGAGCTTTCAATACTGAAAGTAATTCCTGTCATGAAGCTGGTCATTGGCATATTGCCAGTACCAACACATTCCTTAACCCAAGTGTTCTCATCTGACACCTCAACTGAATCAACCATATCAAcagtattattttcttttaaacctTCTATATCCTGCAACGATGCCAGTCCTTGTTCACAAGCTTCAGAGTGATCTGGTGAAATGGATACAGTCGCCACAACTAAATGTGTACCATGTGCAAAAGTATCACCATCCTGCTGCTGTAAATTTACTCCAGTGTCCATCTGTGGTAACAGAACTTCTGCAGGTAGGGCATTCTCTTTGTCTTCTGCCTCTTCGTTGTGATTTTCAAGGGTAAATGGTATCCTAATGAGGGAAGTTTGATACTGTGCAGTCCCTCTGCATGCTCCAAGTCTCATAGGAGAACAATTTTTAATTGGAGAACAGCCATCTATATAAGGACTTCTAGTACTTGGGGGTGTCATTCTGTTTGAGACTGGTGCAGAAGGAACATCGGGAGAACGAAAAGTcaacttcctttgttctgtccATAGTAAAAACAGAATAATTCAATTAATTAGATTTCAGATGGAGGAAAAGCTAACAGTCTAAATCCTAGGACCAGAAGTGGCTGTAATTGTTCTAGTGACACTAGGTGGTGATGCCCTTGAGTATCATCTCCTGGCAGTAAAGGCATTTGATACAACTATTTTTAAAGGTTCTACTTGTTGCACACACGTTTAGCCATCATACTTTCAAATTTTAATCCTGCTTACCTAAAGATTTCCTCTCTCTAACGGGTCTGCTACAGCAGAGACCGGGTTTTCAAATGGCAGTACCAAAATGTGTCAAAATGAACAGTCCTTACCCCAAAATGCTCCCAGTCCAATAATCTAATATTCATACTAGGCAAGTACTGTAGATTTCTTAGAACACATTAGTTCTACAGAAGCTTTTTGAGGGTGAAAATTATCAGAACTTATTACAATCAGGCACAGAGTGGAAAGTAGCTATTCagtctttatacataactttgcCGAAGTATCTGACAGCAGGTTCTGACTGAATCAGCTATGCAAACAGACTAAGTTTTTACAGAACACAGACTACCAATACTGCCAAATTGCAACAGATTACGGAGTCCGATATGGATAAGCATCCACTAGGTTTCTAAACTAGTGAATTCATTTCATCTCAGCTTAATCTAGTTATGGGGATCAGGGCTCAAATGTAAGACACTAACCCTATCAAAATAGTTTTTCCTACTACTTCCACCTgaacttttttaattaaaacacaatTCTGACTGCTTATCTTATTTTTGATACATAACTTCAAACAAAAAACTCTCCTCCTCCAATCATATGGCTCCCCTTTATTTCATACTGTGAGTTTTCATGATTCCTTTTCCCACTAATTTATTTTTTGCACTTTAAGTAATTCTGTTCAGGTAAACATTTTATACATTTACATTGATGATACTTTACTGCTAAACATGCCATCTGCCATATTAGATGAGACCACTGGACTATCAAGCCAAGTACCTGCCTCTAGATCAGTTTTTCTTCACAAGAAATATAAGCTGCATGAAAGGAGACTGTATATACAGTCAAACCATACCTGACAACGGTGTCTTTCTTATCTGAAAAGCAATTGGAGAAAAAGTAGGGGAAGCGATATTTGCAGGGGACCTCTCTGGAAATGTGGGACTGGTAATGCTTCCCAGACTGTATGCCCTCGTACCTCCCTGAATAGGACTGGAAGAAAACTGACCCTTTAACAACAAAGAGTAAGAGTTAGCTTTTACATAATATAAATTTATAGACTGATATACAAATTTGTAGACTTGAAAATACAGTGCTACTGGGAAAATAATTCTATTCCTGCTTCATTGACACTCTCAATCAAGCATTTCACTGCTTGAATAGTCCACTTGAAATTCTCCAATTGGATTTCATGATGCCTCATAGGAAATCCAGTGCTTCCAAAGAGTACTAATTAAGATTATGTTATCAATCATATTAGGACTATCAGGAGCCAGACTACTGAATAAGGATTTTCCTAATCAACACCCGAATTACTGTttagtatttgtattattgtTACACCTACAATGTTTCACCTCCCAAATGGCAGATACCCCAAAGCAGAATGGAATGTTGCCCCCAATGCAGTGACTAAGTAGCCTGCACACTGCCACTGTTGGATATTTTAACGGAATCCACACTATCTGAAGCACATAACTTTAAGAGAGTCAAAAGAAGCTGTGCTCTTATTTCAGGCCAAGTCTACAGTAGGAACAGTTTGCTGCCATAGGTATAACCAGTATATTATATTGGTAAAGTAGTAATTGTGTGGACACATTTACTGGTGAAACTGCGGCTTTGCCAAAATAGCTTATTCTAGCCCCGCTAACAAAATAAATTCTACTGGCAAAAGCAGAGTTTTGGAGGTATAACTGCATGTACACTCAGTGGTTTTGCCAATACAGCTATAATGGTCAGAAACCACACACACAGCACCTCTGACTAACATAACTATGCCAGCAAATGTCTTTTGTGTAGACCTATCCTCAGCAGGAAGTAGCAATTTGCATAACATCATCAGAAACTGTGAATTGGAGCTAAGAAAAACAACGTTCAGacatttgtgccttagttgtgatCTTGTCTTCATCAAGTATAatatgctcctggctggctgaatGTCTCATTTAAAGTAAGTTTGTGTTGGAAACTGATGGCTCAAGAAATTGATGATAGTTCACTTCAAGGGACTTCCAATTCACCTGTGTATTATAGCATGCCAGAGGTGCATCTGTATTTTACATTCCCACATCTGAGAGTTCTGAACAAAGATCACAAATGAGTAAACAGCACTGTAAACGTTGCAGTTCTGTAATACATCATCATCCTTTCAAGGAAAATACTTATTTTACTTTGAAGTGTAAAAAAAAGGTTTGTGCCTTTTTTGCTTTATTATGTATAGGGCTTCTGatttttttctggttttattCTTGATACAAAtgagtgggggaggaaagagaaatTGGTGTTCATCCACCGAATACCAGAAAAACACCACAAATGGTTACTTGTatctaaggcttgtctacacagagaagTAATGCAGACTATAGGGGAGAGATTTCTAAAGCGCACTAAACATGCTGCATATTAACTGGTCCATGTAGATCCTGCTGGTGTGTAATTAAGGTTCCCTAGGGTGCTTTCAAGTCATGTTGTTTGAAACATTATGACATTAAAGCACACATTACAATGAGATTACTTGTTACAGTATAAATAAGCAGAAAGCCCTGAATCCCCCCCTATATTTTATAGATCTACATAAAACTTGAAAATTGCTACAAATACCGCCCCCAAAAAACCAAAAGCCCTAACTACATATAAATATCTGTAAAGTTTTCCTCattctgcttttcttttttttttttttaattaaaaaaatgttttgactaCTTTCCCCAGAAATGCTACGGATTACTAGAGAATTAGTAGGTTTAGGATATACgccaagcaagcaagcaaacctTGGTTGAGAAAGGATGTGATTTTTATTCAGATTGTTAACTTTTTGTTAACAATTGTTTGGAGAATGAATCTTTAACATTCAACACTTCCCTTTCAATTAAGGGTTAAAGAAATCTCACAACTTCACTCAGACCAagttctctgcaaactcagggaAGACTAGATTTTACATTCCCAATATTTCcaaagtgtttggttttttaaacaagcatagAACAATCCCCTTTTAGGTACATTGGGTCATTTATAccattccgggggggggggggggggaaagagaggcacGGACTACACAAATCTTTCTCCTTTGCAGATAAATTTAAGGGACAGCAACTAGAGATGTTATATACACCAAATGGTGTTTTAGGTACTAATCAAGCCAAGGACTAACATGATATTTTTGGTATGCAAACTTCATGAGTTTATGAAGGCATGGCTGCAATATGATCTCAGCCAATATAGTCTTTCTGTAAAATGCATCCTAAATCAAAAGATCAAAGAGACTTCACAAGCTACTCATATTCGAATCATTACCTCTCATTCTCTCATGTCAATATCATTCAGACACAAATATCATTGGGCAGAGAAAATGGCAGCTCTTCAACAGTGAATATCAGGACTACACAACAATTTGATAGTGAAAGAAAAGCATAAAATTGAAGTTAAAAAACGAAGTTTTACTTAGGCACAATTTAGTTCCAAAATTGGAATTTGACCAGGACCCATAGTATTAACACCACTCTTTAATTACTTCAATTATATAAACTATTCAAAAGTGGCACTTCAGCTGGTGAAATCTGATCAGACACTCAGAAGTGGTTCTGCTGCtttagaatcagaggggtagccgtgttagtctatatccacaaaaacaatgaggagtctggtggcaccttaaagactaacagatttatttgggcataagctttcatcggTAAAAcatgttgcatctgaagaagtaggttgttgggttttttttaccacacacaaaagcttatgcccaaataaacctgttagtctttaaggtgccactggactcctcgttgtttttggtGCTTTCGAGAATTTCACGTGTACCAGCTAAATAGTACATACACAAAGAAACTGAAAAGCCTTCTTACTGAACTAGATGTTTCCACAGGGCTTCTGCACCGGGCTGGAGAAATATCTATTGAACACAGCACTCCAAGTGATGCTGGTGGATTATTACAAGGGCTTTGCGGAGAAAGAGACAAACACTCAGCTACACTTCCATTCTCATCTAAAAAAAGCTTTCTTCTCAGTGATGAGGAGCTTAGGCTTTCCTGAGATTGGTCTGCAAATTCTCCTGTTCTAAAATattcacctaaaaaaaaaaaaaaagaaaaagttggtTGGTAAGTTTAGCCAGTCTTGTCTTATTTCTCCTGTCTACAGAAAAAGTATGGGGGGAACAAAGGGGACAAGGACCCTGTCTGCACAGTCATAAACAGCCATTGAATTCTGTAACTGCTGAAATGGTTAATAATATTTTAGCCATGCTGTGGGCATTAGACTAAGCAGCATTATAATAAGGTTAATATAAAAATCTGTGCTTTCCCTCCATAAAGGCTGGGTTTATTAAAATTTGCTGTAATGTGATTTTTCCCACACATGGAGGTTGCTCCAAATGTACCAACCCCAGTTTAGACATGACAATGTTGAATAGTTTCTGTTGAACTGTTCTGGTTGTGTAGACAAAGCTTTTCAGACAGCTGCCATGCCAAGTGACCAAGCTTACAGAACTcccatagaatcacaggactggaaggaacctcgagaggtcttctagtccagtcccctgcacttatggcaggacttagtattatctagaccacccctgattGTCCAACCTGTATGTAGTGGAATGCACATTCTGGCCACCTTACCCAAGAAAAGATGGACAGGCAGGAAGTATCCAGCCAGAAACTCTTCTAAACGGAAGACTGAGTCAAGTCTAACGGAAGTATCATTATGGATGCAATCAGTATTTTCCTCCCTATTAGCACATTCTAGTGCAAGGGTTCgtaaactgggggtcgggacccctgagggagtcgcaaggttattccggggtgtgtgtgggggggggtgttataatggtgttatacattatacagcatttataatggtgttatacattaaaaaacactttttacaTACATCTCTACCCAGACATAAACGCGGGTTCACATACAAcgtggtaaagctctgacacgctgctatgagcagcgtgttaagggtgccgggccaggccggggctgaggggttcgatAAGGAGTagagggtctcgggggcagtCAAGGGCTCCCcgcccagggtctggggggcaggagctgtggcagggcacttttgggggccctgcagttGAGAGTGGTccaggggattagcggggggccgggagcagcccactctgcttccctcgccccagccccagccatgtcgctcgggggagggggcttgggggaagggatccccccgcactcaccaggagcagcggaagcagagcagcccggccccagcccgctccactccgcctgCTTCCAGCCGCAGCTGAGTACGGgagtgtcctttccccaacctccccgcactcaccagcggcaggaagtggagcagcccagccccagccagctccactccgccagctcccagccgtggtgctccacttcccgccgcaggtgagtgcaggcgGGCATccattccccaacctccctgcactcaccggcagcgggaagcggagcgccgcggctgggaggtggtggagtggagcaggctggggctgcgctGCTGTGCTTCCCGCCGTTGCCAGTGAGTGCCTATCAGGGGTCGGGGTGTGGATAgcggtcagagcagtcagggcacaggggggttgggtaggggtggggttctgggggtgattagggacaggaGTCTCTggaggggcggtcagggaacaaggaactgGGGGGGAGAAGCAagtttgagggtatgtctacactatgggattattccgatttttacataaactggttttgtaaaacagattgtataaagtcgagtgcacgcggccacactaagcacattaatttggtggtgtgcgtccatggtcggAGGCTAGtgtcaatttctggagcgttgcactgggggtagctattccatagctatcccatagttcccgcagtctcccccgccccttggaattctgggttgagatcccagtgcctgatggggcaaaaatcattgtcgcgggtggttctgggtaaatgttgtcactcatccttcctccgggaaagcaacggcagacaatcattttgcgccctttttccctggattgccctggcagacgccata
Proteins encoded:
- the BORA gene encoding protein aurora borealis isoform X3; protein product: MGDAKETKMQITPKTPGRATVLNPFESPSDYYSLQEQIVSSPSVFKSTKSSSTPGKFRWSIDQLALINPVEIDSEDIRRQAMYLSHARIDKEMEDKRQKAIEEFFTKSLIVPSPWTDHEGKQVSQFHSTKCIDLNNISPIGRQLTVQPGKSNAACQTVLSLPVDFNLEKILGEYFRTGEFADQSQESLSSSSLRRKLFLDENGSVAECLSLSPQSPCNNPPASLGVLCSIDISPARCRSPVETSSSGQFSSSPIQGGTRAYSLGSITSPTFPERSPANIASPTFSPIAFQIRKTPLSEQRKLTFRSPDVPSAPVSNRMTPPSTRSPYIDGCSPIKNCSPMRLGACRGTAQYQTSLIRIPFTLENHNEEAEDKENALPAEVLLPQMDTGVNLQQQDGDTFAHGTHLVVATVSISPDHSEACEQGLASLQDIEGLKENNTVDMVDSVEVSDENTWVKECVGTGNMPMTSFMTGITFSIESSHMCISPLAESSVIPCDSSSIQVDSGYNTQTCGSSIIDTVGAENNCRDNNVHSYEAQNKSQLSKTK
- the BORA gene encoding protein aurora borealis isoform X2 → MGDAKETKMQITPKTPGRATVLNPFESPSDYYSLQEQIVSSPSVFKSTKSSSTPGKFRWSIDQLALINPVEIDSEDIRRQAMYLSHARIDKEMEDKRQKAIEEFFTKSLIVPSPWTDHEGKQVSQFHSTKCIDLNNISPIGRQLTVQPGKSNGEYFRTGEFADQSQESLSSSSLRRKLFLDENGSVAECLSLSPQSPCNNPPASLGVLCSIDISPARCRSPVETSSSGQFSSSPIQGGTRAYSLGSITSPTFPERSPANIASPTFSPIAFQIRKTPLSEQRKLTFRSPDVPSAPVSNRMTPPSTRSPYIDGCSPIKNCSPMRLGACRGTAQYQTSLIRIPFTLENHNEEAEDKENALPAEVLLPQMDTGVNLQQQDGDTFAHGTHLVVATVSISPDHSEACEQGLASLQDIEGLKENNTVDMVDSVEVSDENTWVKECVGTGNMPMTSFMTGITFSIESSHMCISPLAESSVIPCDSSSIQVDSGYNTQTCGSSIIDTVGAENNCRDNNVHSYEAQNKSQLSKTKEFPVLNYKDNQLLRAKSPESQPCFHKVKTYNTLFSQNATCNFSTWKHTNEHQIQGFHKNVRTNSPKILDGESACHSMQ
- the BORA gene encoding protein aurora borealis isoform X1, whose amino-acid sequence is MGDAKETKMQITPKTPGRATVLNPFESPSDYYSLQEQIVSSPSVFKSTKSSSTPGKFRWSIDQLALINPVEIDSEDIRRQAMYLSHARIDKEMEDKRQKAIEEFFTKSLIVPSPWTDHEGKQVSQFHSTKCIDLNNISPIGRQLTVQPGKSNAACQTVLSLPVDFNLEKILGEYFRTGEFADQSQESLSSSSLRRKLFLDENGSVAECLSLSPQSPCNNPPASLGVLCSIDISPARCRSPVETSSSGQFSSSPIQGGTRAYSLGSITSPTFPERSPANIASPTFSPIAFQIRKTPLSEQRKLTFRSPDVPSAPVSNRMTPPSTRSPYIDGCSPIKNCSPMRLGACRGTAQYQTSLIRIPFTLENHNEEAEDKENALPAEVLLPQMDTGVNLQQQDGDTFAHGTHLVVATVSISPDHSEACEQGLASLQDIEGLKENNTVDMVDSVEVSDENTWVKECVGTGNMPMTSFMTGITFSIESSHMCISPLAESSVIPCDSSSIQVDSGYNTQTCGSSIIDTVGAENNCRDNNVHSYEAQNKSQLSKTKEFPVLNYKDNQLLRAKSPESQPCFHKVKTYNTLFSQNATCNFSTWKHTNEHQIQGFHKNVRTNSPKILDGESACHSMQ